AATTCATGTTAAATTTTGTGTCACATTATAGTTCCATTATTTTTAAGGGGACATAACAAAAGGAGGTGTTTCCAATATATAGTTGAAATTCTTATCATGAGAGACATTtccaacataaaaaaaaaaagagaaaaatcaaGGGACCAAAAGGGTCAATAGTTTAAAGGACATAAAAACTATTTGTCTTTTTCTAAATAAAAATCACACAACACTCTCAAATCTTGGCCAACCCAACTCAACCCTACCCAAATCCAAAGACTCCTACTATGGTTAGGACACAAAATGAAGACAATTTTTGAGTGCATGCATCACTAATTCATTGAAAAAACCTAATTTTGTAgggtttttaaagttaatggtcTACACTATGCCActtattattaaattttgtgcCCAAGCTTTAAATTTTCTAGAAACCaaagttaaatttttttaatagaagATAAACAACAACGTGTTCCTCATTCATTACAATATCAATTAATTAGGAATAAAACTTATGTTTTTTTGGGTCATTATATTTgcactaaaatatatatatatatatgcaccaattaatttaaaaaaaaaattaaaatcatctTTAGCactttttctcaattttttttgacATTCTTTAACTTTTTTTTGTcaatcttaataattttattttatcttattttcataatttagaaaaaaattcataccctaacaagtttttatatttttttgttttaatttttattttattttatttaaataattaaaatatatattatttatatgtattttttaaaatatgaaaaataaaaaaatgtgaacataagttgaaaaaaatattatatattaatgtttaataaaaataaagtgtcttaatcaaattttagagtataaatatattaaaaaaccAGAATTTAAACTTGAGAGCACATCTTTTCGAAGAAAGACATAGTACCACTGGAATAAATCTATGAGcgtgaaaaaaaaattgtgctgttaagatgaaaaaaaaaatcctaatttattttataagtttattcaACATACCgaattgaaatttaaaaaaaaaatcaaaacattCAAGAATAGATCTAAGTCAAGGATAGCGAATGAAACCGCCCAATATCTTATTTTTTTATGATCTAATAATTTGGAAAATACCAACAAAACACTTacaaatttgaaaattttaaaactcTCCTAATACAACAAATTATAACATTTATAAcaagtgatatatatatatatataaatatgggaGAATTTTATTATAGGagttcactttaagccttactgGTAAGACTCTCAGTATTTAcaatccgtgaacagttttcggtgcgattttttttatgactgtgtatattgtagctatttagagcatcctgcaaattttcagaaaattctgaatagtttaacgtaccgaaaactaagttcaaacatgatgtcgcacgcgtgactaattttttttatgcgcgtggaaatcaacatgtttgaatctagttttcggtactgtaaattatttagaattttttgaaaatttacaggacactctaaacaactacaatatacacgatcataaaaaaaaaaataacgccAAAACTGTTCACAAATCGAGAAACACTGATAACCTTACCTACAAGCTTCAGGTGAAACCACTATGCATATATAATAATCCAAATAACACTTATAAATTGTTCTTAGTTTCTTtgcccaaaataataaaaataaataaataaaaataaaaagaggtCTGAGGTAATCTGAGATTGTTGGTTCCCAGCTGGATCTGTGGACAGTTGTGGAGTCTTCTCTTTCTCTCCCCTAAACTCACATGTCCCATCAACTTTCCTAACAACTTTTTCACATAAGAGATTCCTACGTTTTTTTTCTTCCTCTCTCCCACcttaattacaaaattaatttaattattactctcattttttcatatttatttatttaaaaaaaaagaaattaatattATTCCctcaatttattttttaaaacaacaaAAATTGCATCAACTTGTCGGTCTTTTAGCTCTCTTCGATCTATAAATTCCAGTCCCTTAACACGCAAAGTCCCCTCTTCTCTTCTCTCCTCTCCTCTCCTTTCTTTGCAACTACTCTTCCTCTTGAGTTTTCTTCAATCAAGATCCAAACTTTCCCCTCAGATCCATCTGGGTTTTCAATATTTCGgtctctcttctcttttttcttgcTCAAATCCAAGAAATCTCTCCTGTTTGGTTCCCGGGaaaattttctctctcttctgGTTTGTGGTCTTTTTGAGCTTGTTCTCGAAAACCCACTTCAAAAAAACCTTCAcagataataatatatatatatacaaaaaaaagtAATCTTAATGCTCAATATAGTTTTCTTGATGTTTGAGATTCATGTCTGCAATTCTCAGTGAAAACCTTCTCTTTGAGTGTATGATAAATTCCACATTCAGGCGCAGGACCCAGTTGGTTCAATCTTTCTCAGTTGTTTTCCTTTACTGGCTTTACTACGTTTCATGATTGTTATATCTTTctcccattttatttattttcatatgtattaactatatatatatatataactagccAGTAATCTGTTTTCGTAATAGTAATATCAAAAGAGTCTTTTTTTCGAGTTTTTTTCATCATCAAATCATCTGGGTCCTGCTACAATCCATTGTGTTTTTTCTCTCTTGATTTTCACCCAAAGAAAAAAGGGTTAAATTTTCTCGACTATGGCTTCCTCAAGTGGAACATCATCAGGGTCGTTTCAGAACTCAGGCTCCGAAGAAGATTTGCAGGCTTTAATGGATCAGAGAAAGCGAAAGCGAATGTTATCGAATAGAGAGTCGGCAAGGAGATCAAGGATGAGGAAGCAAAAGCATCTCGATGATCTGACGGCTCAGGTTGCTCAGCTCAGAAAAGAAAACCACCAGATCATGACAAGTGTCAACATCACCACCCAACACTACCTCAACGTCGAGGCCGAGAACTCCATTCTCAGAGCTCAAATGAGTGAGCTCACTCACAGGCTTCAGTCGTTGGATGAGATTATCAACTTCCTAAACGCAACTAATAATGCTGTCGTTTTGGGAACCAACGGTGGAGATTCAATGGCTGGTGTTGGTGTTGGTGTTGGTAGTGGGAGTTGTTTCAGTACGGTCGAGCCTATGGAAAGCTTCCTGAACCCTTTGAACTTTTCAAGCATGAACCAACCCATTATGGCCTCTGCAGATATTTTTCAGTATTGATATCCAAATATGGGTTGTCTGGGATTTCCATGGCTGAGAACTTAGAAGAGAAAAGGTTTTTCTTTTTGgggtttaattaatatatattttgcaAGAGAGAGAAGAGATATTGGagtgttataataataataaggaaTAAGAAAGAGTGTCATGGTTGTAATATTATGAGTCCTGTTTGATTAATTAGTGGGGTTTTCTGTGCTAATATTGTAAAAGGGGGCTTTGTTTAATTTATTGATGGCAATTATTGTAGCCAGTCAATCAGTCTCTTTAACTAGCTATATTATAgcttcttaataataataatgatgtttAGTAAGCAATGTTTCTTGATACCATGCTTCAATTTGGGTTAAGAGCTATTATTATGGTTACTAATTGATTGTCACCACCAGGTTCTTCTGTTTCACTACACTCCAaaaacgattttttatttttttccctatgtataaatattaaatattggACAATTCTTCTTTAAGGGTTTAACTTTAAGCCCCGCCTCACCGGTAGGACTCTTATTGTTTCTTGACCTCTGTttttatgactatgtatattgtagctatttagagcatcttgcaaattttcaaaaaattccgaatagtttatcgttccgaaaactaggttcaaatatgttgctttctacgcgcataaaaaaaaattagtcacgggtgtaacaatatgtttgaacctagttttcggtactgtaaactattcggaattttctgaaaatttgcaggatgccctaaatagctacaatatacacagtcataaaaaaaatcgcgccgaaaactattcacgggttcagaacactgagagcctcaccggtagagcttaaagtgaagtcccgataaaaaaattcccctataaatatatgTACAGAGTAATGATTCGTTAAACTCAAATATTATATAAAGTAATATCGAATTATATGATTTACTGTTTTAAAAAACAATGACAATAATATATTCCTGTGTGCAATGTTTGAGTGACGCACATTTTCATTACTCATATGTATAAGAGTGGTGTTTGGTTTTGGTTGGTGCAGCCGTACGTTATGCAAGGATTAGTAGTTGCATATACGTATAAATGTTTAAGTGTGAAGTAACCCCACTACAATAAAAACTTAACCAATGTATGTGAATGTTATATAAAAGGACAAACTAATGGGGAGGGGAGGGAGTGTAGGGAGATTCTATAGTAGGTGTGTAACTTTTGTCTTTATTGGTGTCCCTATTAGTAGGGGTGCTTTAATTTTTTCGGTACATGTAGAAATTATAGCTAAAATTTGTTTATACGATGGTGTATCTATAATATTAgtttttgtaaaattttgaatagtttacagtattgaAAAACAGAGTTAAAAATAGTCGGTTGTACATGGATAAAAAAAAtaaggtttatacttttttggaccctgtattttgtctcattacctgtttggtcCTTGTGTTTTAATAAATTACTTGTTGGACcctaaaatagaaccctaaactcaattttgatgaagaaaaaattgaatataacaacacagtttttaagcagaatggttttatttttgttatgaattattagtttgctaaattatttatgattttagttgagaaatcattgaccaaaatcggatttaggattctattttaaccattttacaaaacatagggtctaaaaaataatttgttaaaacacagagtccaaacaggtaatgagacaaaacataaagtctaaaaatgtataaacccaaaAAAATATGTATGCGTGCAACAACTGCTTAACCCAGTTTTCAACAccataaattattaataatttcttaaaaattaataagatGCCTATTATAACTACAAAATACACAttcatattataaaaaaatgaGTTATAATTTTTCCATGTACCAAAAACAGAGACGTTGTTGTCGATAGGGGCAAAAATAGTGACCCCACTATAAAATTTCCTCATAAATATATATCATGATAATATGAGGACTTTAGTAAATGGGAtgtataaattaaattttataaaatattaattaaaattatatttttagggtATATAATTTTTATACCTTATCGACATAATGCAATTTTAACCATTCATCAAAATTGTATATTACAGATCTGACTTTTCTCATGATAATATATTTGAATGAAAGATATTAAAATCGTACCCTATTCATTATCAAACATTATGGTAAAATTTATAACCGGTCTCTATAGTACATTGCTAGattccaaaaaaataaataatgtgcattattatatatatacaataatatTAGGCAATAATAgtgaaatttttatttttgaggggTATGAAGTAATATTTGATAGACCTAGttatttggaaaaatattgtagATGAAATATGTACATTTTAAGTGATAAAACTATGATGTAGAATAAGTGTAAGTTAATTATTGGGTGAAGTCTAATCATgcataataataaataatgagGCTTTCACTATCTGTAAGGTAACATGTTTGAAAAAATGGACATTTCATTTTGTCTTGTTAGGAGTTTATTAAAGCAATCTTTGGTTTTGATACCACTTCTACTTAATCTAGATAAGTTAATTGTACTattcaattcagattcctttTCATGAACTTCAATAATATATACATACTTTGTTAGTGGTCAACAATAGGTACTGCAATTATGGACTTCAaactttaattataataataataattgggtGCGTCTACGGTGTCCTCCTAAAAATAAATGAGTATACTGGTGcactctttttttattttttgataacgCAATAATTTTCGGCAATTTTTGTTATGActatgaatattataattatttaaagtattctgttaattttctaaaaattttgaataatttatagtgtcaaAAATAATGTTCAAATAGTCTGTTGCATACGTTGTTGTTTTTTCTTATGTACGTGGAAGATAACTTATTTTAactatattttttatattgtaaattattcaaaattttctaaaaatttgcaaaatactttaaataagtacaatctacatagttataaaaaaaaattgtgccaaaAAACATTCCAATTCTGAAAACAAAAAATAGGTATATGGGTGCTCCTAAAAACATAGGGTGAACTCTAGAATTTTCCATAATAAatacaaattattattattattattattattattattaaattagaCTGGTGATTGATAACCCATGTCACCACAAAACTAGCCCCCCCAAATATATTGATCTCTCATACAGGTGCATTTGTGAACATTAATCCTACAAGAATCATATCATTaatgtatatgtatgtatgtatatttaaattattattactatttttttaCCTATTTGTCCATGAATCATGAAAATAATTAAGTCAAATAAGTTAAGTAAAATTCTACCAGAGTCAgcataaaaaattaaaacaaaagtcTTAACTTCttatcattttataatttatttggaGGAATTTCAAATAATCACTATTAAGAAGTGAACATTTACGTAATAATGGGTCAAAGCTACTCACAATTAGTGCAAATATTTTGTATTATCCAGCTTGTGGTTAATATTTTTGAGTAACCGAATATTATTATGTTATTAGTAGTTTATTTTCTCACAATATTAGTCATTTTTTTAAGGAAACAATATTCTTTCccataaaaaaaagaaaataatattctTTCTTTAAttctttttaataaaataaaacaaaatattccTTGTGTAATTAGAAAGAAAGAGAACATTAACTAATCAGAGATTCAGTactgtatatatatacatgacaattctcttataggggcttTACTTTAAGTCCTACTAGTAGGgttttcagtgtttctcgacccgtgaacagttttcggcgcgattttttttataaccgtgtatattgtagctatttagaggatcctccaaattttcagaaaattctgaatagtttacaatatcgaaaactaggttcaaatatgttgttgcacgtgtgactaattttttttatgcgcgtggaaaacaatatgtttgaacctagttttcggtactgtaaactattcaaaattttctgaaaatttgcaggatactttaaatagctacaatatataccgtcataaaaaaaagtcgcgccaaaaactgttTACAGTTTGAGAAATACTGAGAGCCTTACTAATAAGGTTAAAGTGAGGCCTATAACAAAACTtgtcgtatatatatatatatatataaacatatgatATTAATTATTTTCAAGTACGATTCTCAGGAGGGAAAAAAAATAGTTCACTAAGAAAAAAAGGACAATTATGATGAATTAATTACCATAGAAGTGTCATGATAATTAAAGTGACAAACAAATCAAATCAAGGTTAaagttaataaataaaataaaaaatgaaaaaaaaaagtagtggGTGAAAAGCTAATGAAATAAAAAGGCACATGATTTCTCTGAAGAAGAGAGAGTAGTGCTCGTGTGTGTGTTTTTTGAGGAATGAGTCCCCATGTGTGGGGAACAATGTTTTCAGTCCCCAGTTACGTACTTAttcattaaaattaattaaaacttaattattattattatataatatataaatattattttgtattatAAGATCTACTTACTGCATGCACAATAACCAAAAtatatcttaataataataataataatatttaaagttCAAATGGTTACTTGCTAGTGAAATATTTTCTAAACCTTTCCAATGCTTTAGTTTTAAGCctgtgatatttattatatatatgtggtAGGGTTAGGGTATGAAGAAATTTTTGTTTTGTGTACTTGAAATTCTCACTAATTATTATTGAGACTATATGTTTTTGAAAGTTAATAAATGTACACGTGCCATGTGTAGATAAATCATCAAGTTTTGGTCAGATTTCGATTAGATTTTCCACACTTTATTAAAGTTTTGTTTTTGGTCGGTAGGGTTTGAGGAAATATCTTGTGTGAAATGAATGATAATAAGATGAtaaattattgttgtttataTTTGCATGAGTTAGCCAAACTCAAGGCTTGTAGTACACCAAAAGTTCATCATAATAATGTTGCAATCTATATAGTAGGTGAGTTGAGTGGTTTGTAAGCCTAATTAAGTAGTGgggcaaatatattttttttgttttttttacatgctttttttaaagttaaaattaCATTAATTAGGTAATAAACAAACAAAGTACGTTACATGTCAAAAAAATTCAACATGCAATTATTAATCTGGCAAAAAGAAAGAAACAACTAattaaatagttaaaaaaaacataaacatccAAAAAAGATGAGTGGATAATAATCCTCATATAGAAACAAATGATGAACCGgtgagtctttttttttttttttacaaccaTATAGAGAATCGACAAACCCACCATATTAAGGTGGAAGAACCTAAATAAATCTACATACTAAGAACGATAATGACTAGAATCAAACAATGGCAAAAGCCAAAGGTTTgtaaaaaagatgatagtgaaaaaCACCATTAGTCAATCTAAACTAATGCAAAGACACacaaacaaaacaacaaacatcattgaataacaaaaataaaataaaatgaaacacCAGATTTAGAGATCAAGTACTCCACAAACAATGGAGAATTTCAAAAACACTACCTAAGCCACCCACTACTCTACCAAAATAGCCCTACCAAACCCCTCAAGGAGAGCACAACAATGCCAATAGAGCACTACAAAAGTCGAATTCTAAGACCTCAAGGCCCAAGGGTAAAATTTGCTAAAGCAACACATACCCTACTAGATCATTCACATCCCCATCAAAAGGAGCACAAAAAGTCAGCAGAGGacatagaagaaaaaaaaatcctcAAGTCGAAAGAGACATGGGAACCAAAGCGACCTTCATGAGAAAATGTTGTCACCAAAGTAAGGAGACCAACACTCTCGAGACTCATAGAGACCCGAGCGACCGATATATTAAAAGCAAGAGACCTCTTAGCCGAAACCCAATCGATGCGAAAATACGCATTGCTATTGTTCTAGCCgagagagaagaaaaaagaaaaaaaaactaagactCTTTTTTAGGTGGAAGAGAGAAAAGACATCTTGTTGACTTACAATTTTGCCAAACCAGTTACGTAATAAGATAAAGACAATTGAACTTGAAATCAAGAGAACATTAAACATAATGACAAATGAAGAGGGATGGTTTATAGTAGTTCGACCTTAAGAATTGACCTCCATCCACTCCAACAACTTTCATTACTATTAAATCCACAATCACCAAGTCAGATTAACTTGAATTAGCTAAGCCTATGGTAGCTAAAGAGCTTTGATTATAGAAagaaaatggttttttttttttttttgctaaatgATAGTCTCTAAAGAAATGTGCATTTACGGCGTATGTGGCACGTCGTATTCATTCATCATGATGTCAAGACATATTAAGATCTTAAGATCTCTGGAACACCGATGATTAAATGGCGACGTTTAGAGTTTGTCTATGTAATGCCAACATAGTTGGCTTATGAAGACAAGATTCGAAAGAACGAAACATCAGATTTGTGGCATGCAAGGCTAGGAAATGTCAGCTATCATAAACTCAAGGTGATGATGAAAAAGTCTATGCTGAAGGTCTTCCTCAACTTTAGGGTATAACAGAGACTGTGTGTGTCGGCTGCCAATACAGTAAGATGCATCAATTACCGTATGAAGACTCAAAGTACAAAGCCAAAAAAACCATTGAAGCTGGTCCATTCTGACGTATTCGAGCGAGTCAAGCAACCATCAATCAATGGCATGCAATACATGGTTACATTTAATGACGACTTCTCACGGTATGTATGggaaaaatctgaaactttttcaaaatttaaagaatTCAAAGAAATAGTGGAAGGAGAAGTTGGCAGAAAAATTCAATgcctgcaaacagacaatggcgGTGATTACACATCAGATGAATTTTCTCAGTACTTACGAGAGTGTTGCATACGCCATCAATTCAGATgtgcaaatataccacaacagAATAGAGTAGCTAAGAGGAAGAATCGACACATTGCAGAGATATGTCAAAGCATGCTACATGCAAAGAATGTTCGAGGAAGATTTTGGGCAGAAGGTATGAAGATAGCAACTCATGTGATCAATAGACTTTCCCAAGCAAAGTTAGGGTTCATTTCACCCTCTGGGGAATTGTGGGGTTGTAAACCTACGGTTACTCACTTTTGAGTATTTGGCTGTGTATCCTACGTGTTCATGCCAAGTCATCTGTAGCGTCCTAgcattttacttagctagatagtagtagtagttatggattttataagtttaacctatggtttagaaatattaattttatcataaggtttaattaatgaatatattcctaagaatattatttattataacctaaggtttagatagaataattaagagtgtgACAATTTTCACAAGCAAATTTATTagggatttaagtattttttatggatagtttaattaaaagaaatatcTAGAAGCTCTAAAACCTTCCATTATCTATTCGGATCACGTTTTattcagtcaaagtagttttaatcaatttcaaattatactgaaatgtgcaaaaacatgtttgaaattgtttacccaaaaatggcttctgatgacgtggcaaacttTCCTTACACGTGTCTGGCACGTGGTAATTTCAAATTAAAGAATcctgctcgaccatcgaccaggtgtTCCGTACACCATCATATCTCGTGGTTAGATACGACCAATCTGGTCGCATGTttcagtttatttcctttaaatatATGTCATCTtgcaataattacatttattgtttcctctttattaccttgatatgctgatattaaggataattaaggcccatgtaacccctttgagcctataaatatgaatgtgaGGGCTCAAGAAAGGGACTTTTTAACCTTTTTCTGAATACCCATAGGAAGAGCGTcagtgtgattatccatcattTTGTTGTAATTCTCCTGAGGCTTGTGAAACTTAAGAACCCTAgctctttgatcacgacattgagattaaatatcaataataacattgagtggacgtaggtcattaccattcgttggggccgaaccactataaatcatctgtatcatttctttaccatttgattccattcttgactatcatctcatttcttgtcgtaattttgactccgtgtcgttggtcaaatcgagggtcaatagaaatatcagcgtatgttgatatatcgcagctataagggttgatatatcgcctataattgatacgaaaaacacgcTGACTTTGCACAAACGAAACCACGAACCCTCCGAATtatggtaggggcgatatatcgcctaccctaggcgatataccGGCTCCAGTGGACAATTTTTGAATTTTCctagaattctgaactagaaacagccctcaacaaccttgactcgttcctaaacgtttttgaccgagttctgggcatctgttgaacagataattcaaatttattcatttttaatcatgtatttattcattttaaaggagttagtttcactcattgaactctataaataggacccttcattaagccattttttattcatcattcaagcacagttcagagcctccaagctgctaagattattctagagagaaacactagagttttggggttaaatattttccaatctaagcttttataaacacttgggaagtaagtttttgtgtgattttcggtgttcgaggtatagatcgaggttctacgctatccaaggtattcattatcttcaggtttagttcactatagtttcaaTTATTCTTTCATtattcttcaaatcctaacttgtgatagtgacttttggttaggtgttcaattcctttgaaacataaggATTTCAACAAGTTCTTATCTCAATGGTTTAGATCTTTTATTCAACTTCATATCTTTAGAAACTTATagtttcttatgtttggttttaggagtttcaatcccgctcttgtctctaatattccggtttttggtaaggaaaattagatagtttagtattatgacttagtttatgtagtttatgatatagtttatgtttttatgacctaatatttcaggtacaataaaggggtaagtatgtctggacctaaggtgtccaatgatgtatgacggacaatgtccggtaggctcggttgccaaaaatttatgacagacctaagtgatgTTCGGTGTATGACGGAaatttgtccggggcttaattgccacccctgtataaacacttatctttttattatatctgacttgttattatagttatgattatgatatatgacctatagttacgactatgacttatgacttatgatctATGAtgtatgacttatgacctattacttatgacttagagtataatttatgacttatgacttaaattatgatttagaattatgaattaagctatgatatgacctagaggtttgtgtttgtatgactcttatgaatttatgttatgtttgattatatgactaactcttgtttgtattttctttacTGGGATTAGAaactcactccttatgatgttgttatttcaggaaattgatGATaaaaaggccggtggcgagtgggacctaagagctttgtgatgtactcgtggggaccatatagtcgaggaatatcaagcgggcctattttttttttatgaaatcatgttattttaaatgttgctcatttttgtgttaaagaaaa
The Humulus lupulus chromosome 6, drHumLupu1.1, whole genome shotgun sequence DNA segment above includes these coding regions:
- the LOC133781750 gene encoding bZIP transcription factor 11-like; this translates as MASSSGTSSGSFQNSGSEEDLQALMDQRKRKRMLSNRESARRSRMRKQKHLDDLTAQVAQLRKENHQIMTSVNITTQHYLNVEAENSILRAQMSELTHRLQSLDEIINFLNATNNAVVLGTNGGDSMAGVGVGVGSGSCFSTVEPMESFLNPLNFSSMNQPIMASADIFQY